In a genomic window of Myotis daubentonii chromosome X, mMyoDau2.1, whole genome shotgun sequence:
- the GPR34 gene encoding probable G-protein coupled receptor 34 has translation MTPATSASSWPSSPQGACFLTNHSAPSPRNFSGAPNSTDCPMDEHLLSQVLAAFYSVIFLVGLVGNIIALYVFLGIHRKRNSIQIYLLNVAVADLLLIFCLPFRILYHLNHNRWTLGVILCKVVGTLFYMNMYISIILLGFISLDRYVKINRSVQQRKAVTTRQSIYVCCIVWAVALAGFLTMIILTLKGGGHHSTMCFHYRDKRKEKGEAIFNLVLVVMFWLVFLLIILSYLKIGKNLLKISKRRSKFPNSGKYATTARNSFIVLIIFTVCFVPFHAFRFVYVSVQLNVSSCYWKEIVHKTNEIMLVFSSFNSCLDPVMYFLMSSNIRKIMCQLLSRRFQGDSSRSESTSEFKPGYSLHETSAAAKIQTGF, from the coding sequence ATGACGCCGGCCACTTCGGCCAGCAGCTGGCCGTCCTCTCCCCAGGGAGCCTGCTTCCTGACCAACCACAGCGCCCCGTCGCCACGCAACTTCTCGGGGGCCCCGAATTCCACCGACTGCCCCATGGATGAGCACCTGCTCTCGCAAGTGCTTGCCGCCTTCTACTCGGTCATTTTCCTCGTGGGGCTGGTGGGGAACATCATCGCCCTCTATGTGTTCCTGGGGATCCACCGCAAAAGGAATTCCATTCAGATCTACCTCCTGAACGTGGCCGTGGCGGACCTCCTGCTCATCTTCTGCCTCCCCTTCCGCATCCTGTACCACCTGAACCACAACAGGTGGACGCTCGGCGTGATTCTCTGCAAGGTGGTGGGCACGCTCTTCTACATGAACATGTACATCAGCATCATCCTGCTCGGCTTCATCAGCCTGGATCGCTACGTCAAGATCAACCGGTCCGTACAGCAGCGCAAGGCCGTCACGACCAGACAGAGCATTTACGTTTGCTGTATAGTCTGGGCCGTCGCTCTGGCTGGGTTCCTCACTATGATTATTTTAACCCTGAAGGGCGGAGGCCACCATTCCACCATGTGTTTCCATTACAGAGATAAGCGGAAGGAGAAAGGCGAAGCCATTTTTAATTTGGTGCTGGTGGTCATGTTCTGGCTGGTTTTCCTCCTGATCATCCTGTCCTATCTGAAGATCGGCAAGAACCTATTGAAGATTTCGAAGAGGCGGTCCAAGTTTCCCAATTCGGGCAAATACGCCACGACAGCCCGGAATTCCTTCATCGTGCTGATCATTTTCACCGTCTGTTTCGTGCCCTTTCACGCCTTCCGCTTTGTGTACGTTTCCGTACAGCTCAACGTGTCCTCGTGCTACTGGAAGGAGATCGTGCACAAGACCAACGAGATCATGCTGGTCTTCTCCTCTTTCAACAGCTGCCTGGACCCCGTCATGTACTTCCTGATGTCCAGTAACATCCGCAAAATAATGTGCCAGCTTCTTTCTAGAAGGTTCCAAGGGGATTCGAGCAGGAGTGAAAGCACGTCGGAGTTCAAGCCAGGGTACTCCCTCCACGAGACGTCAGCCGCGGCGAAGATTCAGACCGGCTTCTAA